Sequence from the Carassius gibelio isolate Cgi1373 ecotype wild population from Czech Republic chromosome A7, carGib1.2-hapl.c, whole genome shotgun sequence genome:
ATTTGAGAGTTGCATGATCAAAGACTAATGTCACACAAAAGGTTTAATCACAGATGCCATGTGAAACTGCTGTTACTCTTCAGGCATTCAGTTTGtctttattacaatatttattaatatgctTTAAACATATACagaaggtttttgtttgttttaagttgTACAAACATCTTTTCCCAATCATTTTCCCAGGAATTCTGAACTAATAAACTAAATGTATTACATTAGGTTTATTATATCTTTTTCAGGATTTGTCAGGTTTTAACAATTCCTCAGACAACAGCCCTGCACTTTTGCTGTTGTTACAGGTGCAGTTGTTTTGAATACtgtactaataaaaaatatattaaaaaagagagaaatttgGGCATAGTCCTTATAGAAAACATCTGGATATTGACCCCCTCTCCAACCATAGACGAGagatgatttatttgtttaagtATAGTATTACAgaagcaaagcaaagcaagggTTGAAGCTTAGATTAAATATGTCAtgttttatgcagtttttttctaagttaaaaaaatcttaaacacCAAAATCTCTCTTTTTAAGGTTTAACGTTTAGTATATAAATAGAATGTGAATTAAATATGGATAATGAATAATGACATGCAATACAGTGCTGGAATTAACTTCAGCAGTTCAATAGCAATTGAGAGTCATGAGTAGTGAGAAATATTATCCTgtattaatattagttaatttGCTAAGTTAAATGGGTCAGTGATCTGAAGATGCAGAGTAAGGCGTGGGAACTAATGACTATGCTTGCTCTAATGTTTGCTCTGACAAGGAGGAACAACTGACTCAGTCTTTCTGTCATGCATTCAGACCCATTCTTCTTCCTTTTCTTGTACCCTTTGTTTTTAGATTcctatttttcttttaatctcTAGAATCTCACATAGGTTTTGTTTTGTCCCTTCAACTTCTTTTTCTCTTTAGTTATAGTTCTTTATATGCTCTATATTctcttttctctccctctctaatACCTTTGGAGCAGCTGATAAGCTGttaaaatcataaatgcagcttttCCCCCTAAGCGGAAAGTTTcacatcaatattttatttaaaactgcactCATCCAACCAACATGTTTCCCATGTTGCGACACCAtaaaatgctgaaatagtttttcggAAACAGCCTTCTCAGGAAGCacccaataaataataataaaataatggatGGGGAGAAAGAAAAATCGAGGAAAGGGTTGACCAGGTTAACACTACTCTATAGTGTTAACCAGATCTTTACTTCCTCGACCGATATGGCCTGTGCTGACAAACCCCATTAGAAAATCTACAACATGAATGAACCAGTGTGAAAACACTCACTGATTTAGGGAAGTTGTTCTCTGAATGTTTCTAAATCACTGCAGTACTTGTATGTTAACATAGAGGTTTGTTGTGTTTTGCCCATTTTGAAGATTAGGGTGTAGATTATAATAGAAACTAGGATATAAATGAGccttgtacactgtaaaaaagcaATTGTTGACTAAACTTAAATCTTAAAtctgttcagaaaaaaaataaataaataaagcaaggcAGTCTGAGCTCACTATAGGGTTACTGAAAAACTGCTTGTAATTTTTGCTGACACTCTTTGTGGTTGTAATAGAGATACTGGCTGTCTGATCCTAAATGAGACATTTACTGCCTATACTTGtggaatattaatattataagtattatttgtttcactATACTAAAGCGTGTTCTTTAGACTGTCTTGTTTTCGATGAGCTGAGAGTTAAGAAGAAATCTATATGTGTCTTAATGTGTATGACAAGTGTGAGACAGGAAGTGTTATTTTAGCTACTTGGCATCATGGCTTCTTCGCAACGCATCTGGAGGACATAGTTGGACACCTTAAATGGACATAGAAGCTGAATATGCATTATGATTAGATGAGATCATAGCATCCTCATTTGATGAAGGTATAAATGTTGAGTGTGGGTGTTTCCTCTTTGTCAACTTGGATGACTGTATGACTGTtgagaaaataaatattcaaaggACTTTTGTTTCATACCcttaattgaaattgaaaatggCCACAAAACTACTAAACATGTAACCTTTGTGTTAACAGCCCAAATAAGCCCATTAGGTTACAACTACAGTTACAATCAGGGCCATATCCACGTGAGCTGGACATGTCTCTCCAGTATTCAGAATATTACTGGCTTCTTGTGGGTTTTTCAAtaacttatttacatttttattaagatTAAATCAAATTGTTTCTTAACAGTGAACATTCTATTGAAGAAAAACTACAAACCAAATATGTTTCTTTGAGTTCAAAGTTTATAAGCAGAGCTTAGAAAAAACCAACACATGAAACTCTTGAAGATGAAGTTTTTTGAAGCTACACAGTTACATTACCATTGACATTTGTCTAATTGTACATTATGAGATATATGTATGTTGTATTTGTTTCATTCTTTGTTAGTGTTCCTTTTTCTATCCtttcatatttttagtttttttttctgtaagtcaGAAAGTATGAGAACAGAGGAACTGTTTCAATTCAAAGTCAGTCTGGTCTGTCTTTGCCCAAGTGTGGATAGTCCTAATCTGGCCCttaaaaaacatttagcatttttttaaaataaaaaaagcattcctACATACATTTGTGAATTCAATTATTAATAGATTTAATGTTAGGTTTAGCTAGCTTCTTGAAACAATTTGGTCCCTATGTATTCTTTGAAATATAGATAGTAAATTATTTGTGACCTGCATGGGTTTTGATATACTGtattatacatacagtatatcaaaAACTATGCAAGTCacaaataatttactttaaacCAAGAAAGGCTTTGTCAGATTTAGTGAAATTCTCAGACACACAGTTACTTACAGTTACAACACACATGCTACAGTTAAAGTCTTTAAGATTCTCAAGCTTCCACACACTCTTTTACCAACAAAAGTTTAACAAGGTCataagcgcacacacacacacacacacacacatctttgtgTTTGCACTGTGGTTTGTCACTGATGTTTGTAGACTTTGGCAGGtttatttacaattacatttaataaattcagACAGCATGTCATGTGGATGAGGTGCTGCACTGAGACATCTGGAATAGTGAGTACACTTCAAAAACATGCAGACCAACTTTAATTCACTGAGATCACCTTAACAGCCATGACAGCAGTGACACCTGTGCTATTTCATGCTTTAACACAAGTGATGCTTTCCAGAGAACCTTTTTTGTGTGTCTGTTCACTATACCATTTCTTTGTTGAGTATAGTTTATTACTATGATGAAGAGGTGTTGTAGGACAGCTGCATGTCAATATGCATGTGTACTAATGTGACATTCATTCTCTCTTAGGAATGGCTCCAGCAGTATGGGTATCTTCCTCCTGGGGGTGTTCACGCTCAAGCAATCCGCTCTCCTGAATCCATGACCACTGCTATATCTGCCATGCAGAAGTTCTATGGCCTCACTGTCACCGGGACTATGGATCAAGCAACTCTCTCGTAAGTCTAGCCCAATCTCGTACACCTCTGATTTGTTAATCGTAATCATTTTAAGGTTATGTGCACTAACTACCTTAATAATTTTctgaattaagatattttttaatgaaacctgagggGTTTCTGTCCCTCAATTGAAAGTCCAGGTAAACAAAACTTAAAAGTTCCAAAAAGGTTATAAAGGCATTGTAAAATGAATCTATATGAATCAAAAGGTGTAATCTAAGGTCTATATGATAGCttgtatgatgaacagatttaatttaggattTTGTTCCAATGAAAACCACATACATCACACATATGGTAAAATGCAGAAGCCTGTTTGTGCGTCACACACTAGAACTGACCTCATTGTTCCTCACTAAGTTTCCAGGTTTACcaaatgtgtatgtatgtgtgttgatcactgtttagatgtaaataaaaattgacagaagtttcatttttggggtggACTAACACAGAAACATCTGATTTGCAACAGTTTTCTTATGTGACTCAGACACATGCTATTGAATGACTTTATGTCTTGCATAAACATGATGTTGTCAGAGCCATGAAGCGGCCAAGATGCGGAGTTCCAGATCAGTTTGGCTCTGAAATGAAGAGCAACCTACGAAAGAAGCGCTATGCCACCCAGGGCCTAAAATGGGACAAAATAGAAATCACTTTCAGGTATGGAACTGTAATTGACAAACTAAGGAAAACAATCATTTGTGTATATAAACTGGGGCCCTCTATACATCTGTCAGTAACACTTTTTATCCGGATACATTTTAGCTGGATTGCCACAATTTACTAATTCCAATTCAAATGTAAACACTCAGAACACATAAATAACGATGAACTTCTTTAGAAAAGAAGTTCAGATTGAATGGAACAAATTACCAAGCAAcaacatatttgaaaaaaagtcCAGTATCTTCATTTCCTTCCCAAAAGATTCACATTTAACTTTTGTCAGTATCCAGAACTACACTCATAAAGTGGGCGAACATGCCACACATGAGGCCATCAGGAAGGCCTTCAAGGTCTGGGAAGCCGTGACGCCACTCAAGTTCAGAGAAATCCCATTCAGTCGAATCAGTGGCAATGTGGACAAGTCTGCAGATATCATGCTTTTCTTCGCGGAAGGCTATCACGGAGACAGCTCCCCATTTGAAGGCGAAGGAGGTTTCCTGGCCCACGCATATTTCCCTGGTCCCGGTATCGGAGGCGACACCCATTTTGATGCAGCAGAGGCTTGGACAACAGGCAACGTTGACCAGGAAGGTGAGCAGAGAATAAGAGAATGTGGAAATGTGCCACTGAGCAAACTACAGATGTGACGTAGTAATTCAGAATGCAATTTCTgtgatatttatattattagtgTTTCATCATCTGCCTCTATTTCAGGTTATGATGTCTTCCTGGTGACGGTACATGAATTAGGTCATGCTCTTGGTTTGGAGCACTCAAACAATCCCTCTGCTATCATGGCTCCGTTTTACCAGTGGATGGACACTGACAACTTTGTGCTGCCTGAAGATGACAGATGGGGGATCCAGCAAATTTATGGTAATCAGTTTGCAATTACATTAATGCGTTtagtttcattcattattattatgttcattttataaGACAAGACATTTCAGAAGAAAATTTATAAATTCATTCAAAATACTagctatcattaaaaaaaaattatatataagatGAGatcaattcaaaaaaaaaaaaacatatcattaAGAAAGAAATTACAGATCTGAAAGCATTTACAGTAAAGTAAGTATTTTTTGTGAAGACATATAATCAGTaatattacaaatgcataaaataaatatattaaaatttgtgTTGATATCTGTTTTTAAAGATCTATCAGTAATTATTTCTttgtgattttagttttagttaactctAATAACCCTGATTCTCACCTGTGTGTTTTCTGACAGGTACTGGCTCCAGTGAGGTGCCCCAACCCCCAGCACCCCGGCCCCCGACTCGCAAGCCAGACCGGCCTTCGTTTGGCCCTGACATATGTGAGGGACAGTTCGACACCATCACTTTTTTCAGGGGAGAGATGTTCGTCTTCAAGGTACAAATGAATGCACATCagttgtgtgtgtatgcatatatttagtgtgtttttaatatttaaacccCCTCTACTCCACAGGGAAAGTGGCTCTGGAGAATACGTGATGGTAAACTTCTGCAGGGCAATCCCACGCTCATTGGAGACTTCTGGAGGGGGCTGCCTCCCTCTATCAACGCAGCCTACGAACGATCTGATGGAAAGTTTGTTTTCTTCAAAGGTGCGTCCATCTTCTATATTTTAAGGCCTCACATTGCATCTCTGGTTTTAATATGTGAATTGTGTAATAATGCTTGTTTGTCTGTCGTCTCTCTAGGGGACAAGTACTGGGTTTTCAAAGACACCAACATGGAGGAAGGTTATCCAAAAAGTTTGAAGGAGCTTGGCACAGGCCTACCAACAGACAAGCTGGACGCCGCTGTTTTCTACACACCCACCGGCAACACCTACTTCTTCAGAGGAACCAAGTATGTTTCCTCTGTTACTCATTATGTCTTATTTAGCGTCTGGTTAATCCAGTGGTTTTGTGTCATATGGTGAAAAATGCTTCCTCttctcttttattttgttaacttCTCCCTTTCGGTTATTGTCATGATTTGTCATTCATggtattttttgttttctcagaTATTACGGGTTCAATGAGAAAAGCAGATCTGTGGATCCAGATTACCCCAAACCAATCAGTTTATGGCAAGGAGTCCCAGATAATATCAAAGGGGCCTTCATGAGAGAAGATGGAGGTAAAGGagcatttgttcttgttttttccTTTGGGTTCACTGTCCTGTTTATCCCCAAAAAAACATTGGTCAATAGTCATTTTTCACAAAAAGAGCATTTTAAAtctatataaatttaaaatgttctgTAGGAATTCTTTGGTTGGATAAACTCtatgaattaatttatatgaTAATTCCTTAACCTTATTTGTAATTTTTGAGGTAATGACCAAACTTGAGTCCaacttacattattaaagatattGTTCCAGTAGAAAATAACTTAAGGTGTAGAAATATTCTCTTTTAAAAGCAAGGGTTTAATTTTATAGTTGTTAGGCTTTAAACCCAAGAAACAGATAGAGCTGACAATTTTTCAGGTCTAGGGGGACAGACAGAAAGTGTGGATGTACATACACTGCTTTTGAACAACATTTGTACACCTGCAGGAATGGGCCTAGTAAGCACATTGAATTCTTTTAATGTAATAGATATTTAGTATCTTGAGATAAAGTCTGTAATGTAAACAAAGTCCCATCATTATTAAATAACTGACTCACTAATAACAACCCATTACTAAACCAATTGTTTAGACTTATTTCTATACAAAATATTGGCATTATACCAGATAAGAATACTTTGAGGAGATTTGTATGCAATACGTCGTGCTTTGAATTACTTAATATGTcattaatatttgaccttcgatcgtctcagtctgtaaagatgagctctagtccttcaaggcagcttgaagtaagcttgtgttactgaatgacaataataaccgGCAACGAACTGTTGCACACTGTAACATGAATATAACTTGCATCgatgttattggttacttcagtaacacaagcttacttcaagctgtcTGAAGGACAAGTGGAGGAGGAATATGATGCCGCTCTGTGTCTcctgagagctcatctttactgactcagaaggtcaaatattatttacatatgtaGTTATACAAAGCACAACGTATTGCCAggtggcaaggaagtcgaccggaagttgatgTCGgctgggtgccgccatcttgtagcagaacttcacttgcgttagcattcccattgactctcattcattttgccgtcactttgacagcgaataactttacatctgaggcttttaaagactccgtttttccattatttatttctaaagataagacaatgtataaagggctccattaccttctatgttacattatggcccgtataaacagtttttgtaaaaaataggctaactattgcgtcataaccactcgtctctctgtcgcattaccgtacagacaggaggagatgctcgcaggcaattaacttaatatggcgtactggcgttacattttaaaatactacacaaaataattaatcagaatacttactcctgctcactcacgacaaagaactccccgctcaagctccccgtctctgcaagattaacgatggcagtttgcacgcacagctactagaagatctacatctgtcagacaggttgctgacgtcatcaagctcagtttgagtctgcgcgtcagaaacagaagtgctaaaaaatgctaaaaatgggctctaattgtctcagttgagttccaatggggtcgctgtgtccatttttttactgtctatgcgTATTGCATACAAACCaccgcgagagctttccaatatgcgaGCCACAgagtgacgtctgtacttcccggtcagagagcacctgtccatcaaaatcagagtcactatccaatcagagtagatcactgttaagcctgcacccacgagaagtttgtgtcaaaacaccaaacgaaaaactgcgaacCGTAAGCGAAATCAATGCATTcagcaatgcattcagaatccacgattagcgaaaacgaaaaacattaaaaaagaatgaagcatatttgaagagcctgctaaatttttcattttcattgtgcttttcttcttttgtaatggcgtaatatttttagtttctgaaaaagttacgttcagttttataaagttacatacatttttttaagcaaatataattccataaacttgacaagaacagcatttatttgaaatattaaattttttgtgacattgtaaatgtcttgtgtttgagcattttaaatgcatccttgctaaatccTTGCCCAAACTTTTGAGCTGTAAATATACGGCTGGAGTACTGTATTTACCAATCAGAGCCCAAATTATCTGTTTGCTTTAGAAATGTAGAAACACTTATTCTGAATGAATTCTTTCCACACTTTTTTCAGCCCACGTTTACTTCTACAAAAACAATAAGTACTGGAAGTTAAACAATCAGCAGCTAAAGGTGGAGCCAGGCTACCCCAAATCAGTCCTGACTGACTGGATGGGCTGTGAAGAAGAGGAGCCCAAGAGAAGGACCGGCACAGATGAGGAAGTGATCATCATTGAGTCAGAGGGCGGAGACATGGAAAAAATTGTAGCCATTGTCGTCCCTCTCTTTCTTTTGGCCTTAGTGCTTGTCACTTTGGGGGCTCTGCTGTTCTTCCGGTTCTATGGCACTCCTCACCGCCTCCTCTACTGTCAACGCTCTCTGCTTGATAAGGTTTAGAGATGAACAAGAAAGACACTGGAAGAGACAAGAAAGAGGGATACAAGTA
This genomic interval carries:
- the LOC128017137 gene encoding matrix metalloproteinase-14-like, with translation MLQKLQSLPRLLPLALASVFLVQSGTSDIEVKPEEWLQQYGYLPPGGVHAQAIRSPESMTTAISAMQKFYGLTVTGTMDQATLSAMKRPRCGVPDQFGSEMKSNLRKKRYATQGLKWDKIEITFSIQNYTHKVGEHATHEAIRKAFKVWEAVTPLKFREIPFSRISGNVDKSADIMLFFAEGYHGDSSPFEGEGGFLAHAYFPGPGIGGDTHFDAAEAWTTGNVDQEGYDVFLVTVHELGHALGLEHSNNPSAIMAPFYQWMDTDNFVLPEDDRWGIQQIYGTGSSEVPQPPAPRPPTRKPDRPSFGPDICEGQFDTITFFRGEMFVFKGKWLWRIRDGKLLQGNPTLIGDFWRGLPPSINAAYERSDGKFVFFKGDKYWVFKDTNMEEGYPKSLKELGTGLPTDKLDAAVFYTPTGNTYFFRGTKYYGFNEKSRSVDPDYPKPISLWQGVPDNIKGAFMREDGAHVYFYKNNKYWKLNNQQLKVEPGYPKSVLTDWMGCEEEEPKRRTGTDEEVIIIESEGGDMEKIVAIVVPLFLLALVLVTLGALLFFRFYGTPHRLLYCQRSLLDKV